A section of the Pseudovibrio sp. M1P-2-3 genome encodes:
- the petA gene encoding ubiquinol-cytochrome c reductase iron-sulfur subunit — MEHTDTAEPTRRDFLYIATGAVGAVGAAAAVWPFIHQMNPDASALALASIEVDVSAIEVGQSVTVTWRGKPVFIRQRTEKEIAEANEVAVESLPDINARNSNIADNAEATDVNRSADGKEAWLVMVGVCTHLGCVPLGEAGDFGGWFCPCHGSHYDTAGRIRKGPAPENMLIPPFSFLDDETIRIG, encoded by the coding sequence TTGGAACACACGGACACGGCCGAACCAACACGCCGCGATTTTTTATATATCGCAACGGGCGCAGTTGGTGCAGTGGGCGCAGCAGCTGCGGTATGGCCTTTTATCCATCAAATGAATCCGGATGCTTCGGCGCTGGCACTCGCTTCTATTGAAGTTGACGTTTCTGCTATTGAAGTTGGGCAATCAGTTACTGTGACTTGGCGCGGTAAACCGGTTTTCATCCGTCAGCGGACTGAAAAAGAAATTGCCGAAGCAAATGAAGTTGCAGTTGAGTCACTTCCAGACATCAACGCACGTAACTCCAACATTGCTGACAATGCCGAGGCAACTGACGTGAACCGCTCTGCGGACGGCAAAGAAGCCTGGCTCGTCATGGTTGGCGTCTGTACACACCTTGGCTGTGTGCCACTGGGTGAAGCCGGTGATTTTGGTGGCTGGTTCTGCCCATGTCATGGGTCTCACTATGACACAGCTGGGCGCATTCGTAAGGGGCCTGCTCCTGAGAACATGCTTATTCCGCCGTTTTCCTTCCTTGACGATGAAACAATTCGCATCG